A single region of the Gemmata palustris genome encodes:
- a CDS encoding LOG family protein, with product MKSVCVFCGSSPGNSSSYADTARELGRALAAHGLALVYGGGRVGLMGEVASSALAAGGAVVGVIPHSLALKEIAQEDCTELVVVNTMHERKALMADRSDAFVALPGGYGTCDELFEILTWAQLGIHRKPVAILNTNGFFTPLLAWLDHIVTEGLLKSKHRALLVVADSVPELLAKLTAWVPAEPTTKWVTPEER from the coding sequence GTGAAAAGTGTTTGTGTGTTTTGCGGTTCGTCCCCCGGCAACAGCTCCAGCTACGCGGACACGGCCCGCGAACTCGGGCGCGCGCTCGCGGCGCACGGTCTGGCGCTGGTGTACGGCGGCGGGCGCGTCGGGCTGATGGGTGAGGTCGCGAGTTCGGCGCTCGCGGCCGGGGGTGCGGTGGTGGGTGTGATCCCCCACTCGCTCGCGCTGAAAGAGATCGCACAGGAAGACTGCACAGAACTGGTCGTGGTGAACACGATGCACGAGCGGAAGGCGCTCATGGCCGACCGCTCGGATGCGTTTGTTGCGCTGCCCGGCGGTTACGGCACCTGCGACGAGCTGTTCGAGATTCTCACCTGGGCGCAACTCGGCATCCACCGCAAACCGGTCGCGATCCTCAACACGAACGGGTTCTTCACGCCGCTGCTCGCGTGGCTCGATCACATCGTGACGGAAGGCTTGCTCAAGTCGAAGCACCGCGCCCTGCTCGTGGTCGCGGATAGCGTACCGGAGTTACTCGCGAAGCTCACCGCGTGGGTGCCGGCGGAACCCACGACGAAATGGGTCACGCCCGAAGAGCGGTAA
- the nusB gene encoding transcription antitermination factor NusB yields the protein MARRSRAREVVLQLLFQWDQNPTPVPRKAIKVFVRDRLLADAEMEAYSLALLDGVVARKDEIDETLKAAATNWRLSRMTPVDRNVLRLGTYELLFDAARPPLEVVINEAIELSKRFGSEDSPAFVNGVLDRVGAIKKEKGKGKADAPSGAP from the coding sequence ATGGCCCGACGCTCCCGTGCCCGCGAAGTGGTTCTGCAACTGCTGTTTCAGTGGGACCAGAACCCGACCCCGGTTCCGCGCAAGGCGATCAAGGTGTTCGTCCGCGACCGCCTGCTCGCCGACGCCGAGATGGAGGCGTACAGCCTCGCGCTCCTCGACGGCGTCGTGGCGCGCAAGGACGAGATCGACGAAACGCTGAAAGCCGCCGCGACCAACTGGCGCCTGTCGCGCATGACCCCGGTGGACCGAAACGTGCTCCGGCTGGGCACTTACGAACTGCTCTTCGACGCGGCCCGGCCGCCGCTCGAGGTCGTCATCAACGAGGCCATCGAGCTCTCCAAGCGGTTCGGCTCCGAGGACTCCCCCGCGTTCGTGAACGGCGTGCTGGACCGCGTGGGAGCGATCAAAAAGGAAAAGGGGAAAGGGAAAGCCGACGCGCCCAGCGGCGCCCCCTGA
- a CDS encoding aspartate kinase, producing MGVVVQKFGGSSVKDAESVMEAARKAIRAKHAGNKVIVVVSAQGSTTDDLIAKASQITSAPSAREMDMLLATGEQISIALTAMAIHELGERAVSFTGPQIGIVTDSTHRKARIKKIDTVRLCEALDTGHIVVLAGFQGVDELGDISTLGRGGSDTTAVAVAAAVKLAGYEVECEIYTDVDGVYTTDPRIVPDARKMDAISYDEMLEMASMGAGVMHSRSIEFAKKFDVPLMVRNAKSDAIGTWIVPEAPWMSEIPACGVALAADEARLVLEGVPDRPGVSHRVFAVLADANIAVDMIAQSVGEGGKATIGFTVLNTELDRTKKILAPIVAELGAALNETGKVSKVSVVGAGMRYISGVAERMFQALAIEGVNLKMITTGDIKISVLVEEDGAPESAVIESPTGEPIKKAHLESKKAVRGRRALRAVHTAFALAQARKGAGEPPASGEFKPRPNPLMVAATKDREAAIARLEGMEDVLVSGVHLNTEQSRVTVHDLPDKPGNCSRVFNAVATGGILVDMIVQNQSGPARAELSFTVPRADLTRALKRTQDVVREIDPVCRVVGDGDIAVLFVQGVGMRTHTGVAKTMFGALAAKGINISMINTSEVCVGVVVERARGAEALACLTEAFKLG from the coding sequence GTGGGGGTCGTCGTTCAGAAGTTCGGTGGGTCGAGCGTGAAGGACGCGGAGAGCGTCATGGAAGCCGCGCGCAAGGCCATTCGCGCGAAACACGCCGGCAACAAAGTCATCGTCGTGGTGTCCGCGCAGGGCAGCACGACCGACGACCTGATCGCGAAAGCGAGCCAGATCACCAGCGCGCCGTCCGCGCGCGAAATGGACATGCTCCTCGCGACCGGCGAGCAGATCTCGATCGCGCTCACCGCGATGGCGATCCACGAACTCGGCGAGCGCGCGGTCAGCTTCACCGGTCCGCAGATCGGCATCGTGACCGATAGCACGCACCGCAAGGCCCGCATCAAGAAAATTGACACCGTGCGCCTGTGCGAGGCCCTCGACACGGGCCACATCGTCGTGCTCGCGGGGTTCCAGGGCGTGGACGAACTCGGTGACATCTCCACCCTGGGGCGCGGCGGGAGCGACACCACGGCCGTGGCCGTGGCCGCCGCGGTGAAGCTCGCGGGGTACGAGGTCGAGTGCGAAATTTACACCGACGTGGACGGCGTGTACACGACCGACCCGCGCATCGTGCCCGACGCGCGCAAGATGGACGCGATCAGCTACGACGAGATGCTGGAGATGGCGAGCATGGGCGCGGGCGTGATGCACTCGCGCTCGATCGAGTTCGCCAAGAAGTTTGATGTGCCCCTCATGGTCCGCAACGCCAAGTCCGACGCGATCGGCACCTGGATCGTGCCCGAAGCGCCGTGGATGAGCGAGATCCCCGCGTGCGGGGTCGCGCTCGCGGCGGACGAAGCGCGGCTCGTACTCGAGGGCGTGCCGGACCGCCCGGGCGTGAGCCACCGCGTCTTCGCCGTGCTCGCCGACGCGAACATCGCGGTGGACATGATCGCACAGAGCGTGGGGGAGGGGGGCAAGGCCACGATCGGGTTCACCGTGCTGAACACCGAGCTCGACCGCACCAAGAAGATCCTCGCGCCCATTGTTGCGGAACTCGGAGCGGCGCTGAACGAAACCGGCAAGGTGAGCAAGGTGTCGGTGGTGGGCGCCGGGATGCGCTACATCTCCGGGGTCGCGGAGCGCATGTTCCAGGCGCTCGCGATCGAGGGCGTGAACCTGAAGATGATTACCACCGGCGACATCAAGATTAGTGTGCTGGTGGAAGAGGACGGCGCCCCCGAATCGGCCGTTATCGAGTCGCCGACCGGTGAGCCGATCAAGAAGGCGCACCTGGAGAGCAAGAAGGCGGTCCGCGGGCGCCGGGCGCTGCGTGCGGTTCACACCGCGTTCGCGCTAGCGCAGGCGCGCAAGGGCGCGGGCGAACCGCCCGCGAGCGGCGAGTTCAAGCCGCGCCCGAACCCGCTCATGGTCGCGGCGACGAAGGACCGCGAGGCCGCCATCGCCCGCCTCGAGGGGATGGAGGACGTGCTCGTGAGCGGCGTCCACCTGAACACGGAGCAGAGCCGCGTGACGGTCCACGACCTCCCGGACAAGCCGGGGAACTGCTCGCGCGTGTTCAACGCGGTCGCGACCGGCGGCATTCTGGTGGACATGATCGTTCAGAACCAGAGCGGTCCCGCGCGGGCGGAGCTGTCGTTCACCGTGCCGCGCGCGGACCTGACGCGCGCCCTGAAACGCACCCAGGACGTGGTGCGCGAGATCGACCCGGTGTGCCGCGTGGTGGGCGACGGGGACATCGCGGTGCTGTTCGTGCAGGGCGTGGGGATGCGGACGCACACCGGGGTCGCGAAGACGATGTTCGGCGCGCTGGCCGCGAAGGGCATCAACATCAGCATGATTAACACGAGCGAAGTGTGCGTCGGTGTGGTCGTCGAGCGCGCCCGCGGCGCCGAGGCGCTCGCGTGCCTCACCGAAGCATTCAAGTTGGGGTGA
- a CDS encoding DUF1559 domain-containing protein: protein MLHARARRCGFTLIELLVVIAIISVLIGLLLPAVQKVREAANRAKCQNNLKQIGLACHLYENGRGHFPPTRYRGETQTWAWFILPQLEQDNLYRKWPEDGNSIGIGQLLDPGFLNTPVPLYFCPSRRVPGQNTAKGFVQPPGCAFPNSVGGAVADYAAAIGTTGDDGADRMGNDQGLVVPPTGALVALRGVRVAEFTDGTSCTLLVGEKHIPKGFSGSYPWDCNTYDGHNSVCSTRTAGPGFPIATADTDSRLIFGGPHIGICQFAFVDGSVRSVRSGIDEFTLGLLSHRSDGLPVPADY, encoded by the coding sequence ATGTTGCACGCACGAGCGCGTCGGTGCGGGTTCACGTTGATCGAGTTGCTAGTGGTAATTGCGATTATCAGTGTCCTCATCGGGCTGCTGTTGCCCGCGGTGCAGAAGGTTCGAGAAGCGGCGAACCGCGCTAAGTGTCAGAATAACTTGAAACAGATCGGGCTGGCGTGTCACCTCTACGAGAACGGGCGCGGGCACTTCCCACCGACGCGCTACCGGGGCGAAACGCAAACCTGGGCCTGGTTCATCCTCCCACAGTTGGAGCAGGACAACCTGTACAGGAAATGGCCGGAGGACGGTAATTCGATCGGGATCGGGCAGTTGTTGGACCCGGGGTTCCTCAACACGCCCGTTCCCCTTTATTTCTGCCCGTCGCGCCGCGTACCTGGCCAGAACACGGCAAAAGGGTTCGTACAACCTCCGGGTTGCGCGTTCCCAAATAGTGTTGGTGGGGCCGTTGCGGACTACGCTGCCGCGATTGGTACAACGGGTGACGACGGGGCCGATAGGATGGGCAACGATCAAGGGCTCGTGGTCCCGCCGACCGGAGCGCTCGTTGCCCTCCGCGGCGTGCGCGTGGCCGAATTCACCGACGGCACGAGCTGCACCCTGCTCGTCGGTGAGAAACACATTCCCAAGGGCTTTTCTGGTTCTTACCCCTGGGACTGTAACACTTACGATGGGCACAACAGTGTGTGCTCGACGCGAACCGCCGGTCCGGGGTTCCCGATCGCGACCGCCGACACCGATTCGCGCCTGATATTCGGCGGCCCTCACATCGGGATCTGTCAGTTCGCGTTCGTGGACGGCAGCGTCCGGTCCGTTCGGTCCGGGATCGACGAGTTCACTCTGGGACTGCTCTCCCACCGGAGCGACGGTCTACCGGTTCCGGCCGACTACTGA
- a CDS encoding outer membrane protein assembly factor BamB family protein, protein MNRLFLLTALFVAGLAAPASADNWPQWRGPKNDGHSAEKNLPTEWSQDKNVVWKFKMPGMGAGTPVVWGDKIFVTSVDGDDIVLLCVGTEGKERWKQKVSGTGKVKYRNPSGADVSDASASCTTDGKHVWAFAGSGDLACFDLDGKQVWKDDLQKYGKFRIQFGVHWTPVLYKDHLYLQVMHRGAQLVVALDAATGKEVWKKDRPGYSKGESPDVYASPFIWEGEGGPLLVAHGNDFCTGHNLTDGTEVWRVTGLNPNGSGAWRFVSNPLVLPDLIVVPSCKDGPTVAFNPVGAKGEITADNKAELWRVPASANFRTPDVVAPIRVGDVVYLTGDGPFTAVEAKTGKLIYREALTKFVHRGHMAAGDGKIYVPAANGITDVVQTGKEFKKLATNTLPDTIFAGPAIADGRIYFRGYGHLWAIGTK, encoded by the coding sequence GTGAATCGCTTGTTCCTCCTGACCGCGCTCTTCGTCGCGGGCCTCGCCGCGCCCGCTTCGGCCGACAACTGGCCCCAGTGGCGCGGACCCAAGAACGACGGGCACTCGGCCGAAAAGAACCTGCCCACCGAGTGGAGCCAGGACAAGAACGTTGTTTGGAAGTTCAAGATGCCGGGCATGGGCGCCGGGACCCCGGTCGTGTGGGGGGACAAGATCTTCGTGACGTCGGTGGACGGCGACGACATCGTGCTGCTGTGCGTCGGCACCGAGGGCAAAGAGAGGTGGAAGCAAAAGGTGTCCGGCACCGGCAAGGTGAAGTACCGGAACCCGTCCGGGGCCGACGTGTCCGATGCGTCCGCGTCTTGCACCACGGACGGCAAGCACGTCTGGGCGTTCGCCGGGAGCGGCGACCTCGCGTGCTTCGACCTCGACGGCAAACAGGTCTGGAAGGACGACCTCCAGAAGTACGGCAAGTTCCGCATCCAGTTCGGCGTCCACTGGACCCCGGTGCTCTACAAGGACCACCTGTACCTCCAGGTGATGCACCGCGGCGCGCAACTCGTGGTCGCGCTCGACGCCGCGACCGGCAAAGAAGTGTGGAAAAAGGACCGCCCCGGGTACAGCAAGGGCGAGAGCCCGGACGTGTACGCCTCCCCGTTCATCTGGGAGGGCGAGGGCGGTCCGCTGCTCGTCGCCCACGGCAACGACTTCTGCACCGGTCACAACCTGACCGATGGTACCGAAGTTTGGCGCGTGACCGGATTGAACCCGAACGGCAGCGGAGCGTGGCGGTTCGTTTCTAACCCGCTCGTGCTCCCGGACCTGATCGTGGTCCCGTCGTGCAAGGACGGGCCGACGGTCGCGTTCAACCCGGTCGGCGCGAAGGGGGAAATCACCGCCGACAACAAGGCCGAATTGTGGCGCGTGCCGGCGAGCGCGAACTTCCGCACCCCGGACGTGGTCGCCCCGATCCGCGTCGGCGACGTGGTGTACCTGACCGGCGACGGCCCGTTCACCGCGGTCGAAGCGAAGACCGGCAAATTGATTTACCGCGAGGCGCTGACCAAGTTCGTCCACCGCGGGCACATGGCCGCGGGCGACGGCAAGATTTATGTCCCCGCGGCGAACGGGATCACGGACGTGGTGCAGACCGGCAAGGAGTTCAAGAAGCTCGCCACGAACACCCTGCCCGATACGATCTTCGCCGGCCCCGCGATTGCCGACGGCCGCATCTACTTCCGCGGCTACGGCCACTTGTGGGCCATCGGGACGAAGTAG
- a CDS encoding C-terminal binding protein, producing MPRFRVVVADFLADALSPERELLGDIADIVALNANSEADMIGRIEDADAVMLYHNIAITKETIGRLQNCKLIVRCGVGFDNVDHRLARAKGIPVANVPDYGTEEVADSAIGMMLTLTRGINFFNNRLQRKAGDWSYMQGTPLVRLRGRVFGVIGLGRIGTAAALRAKALGMDVAFYDPHKQDGYDKANGIRRVEKVDDLFRQSFVVSVHCPLTEESRHIVDARTIGLMPDGSYLVNTARGATVDATAIPAAIRSGKLQGAAIDVLPFEPPPEDHPLLVAWRDPADPCYDRVILNPHSAFYSEEGLLDMRVKGAQACRRALLGEALRNVVN from the coding sequence ATGCCCCGGTTCCGTGTCGTCGTTGCGGACTTCTTGGCCGATGCGCTCAGCCCCGAGCGCGAGTTGCTCGGCGACATCGCCGACATCGTCGCGCTGAACGCGAACTCCGAGGCCGACATGATCGGCCGCATCGAGGACGCGGACGCGGTGATGCTGTACCACAACATCGCGATCACGAAGGAGACGATCGGGCGGTTGCAGAACTGCAAGCTGATCGTGCGGTGCGGGGTCGGGTTCGACAACGTGGACCACCGACTGGCCCGTGCGAAGGGCATCCCGGTCGCGAACGTGCCCGATTACGGCACGGAAGAGGTCGCGGACTCGGCCATTGGCATGATGCTCACCCTCACGCGCGGGATCAACTTCTTCAACAACCGCCTCCAGCGCAAGGCCGGCGATTGGAGCTACATGCAGGGCACGCCGCTGGTGCGCCTGCGCGGGCGCGTGTTCGGGGTGATCGGGCTCGGGCGCATCGGGACCGCTGCTGCGCTCCGCGCGAAGGCACTCGGAATGGACGTCGCGTTCTACGACCCGCACAAACAGGACGGGTACGACAAGGCGAACGGGATTCGCCGGGTGGAGAAGGTCGATGACCTGTTCCGCCAGTCGTTCGTGGTCAGCGTTCACTGCCCGCTGACCGAAGAGTCGCGCCACATTGTGGACGCGCGCACCATCGGGCTCATGCCGGACGGTTCCTACCTGGTGAACACCGCCCGCGGTGCGACCGTGGACGCAACCGCGATTCCAGCGGCGATTCGGTCGGGTAAACTCCAGGGGGCAGCCATCGACGTGCTCCCGTTCGAGCCGCCGCCCGAAGATCACCCGCTGCTGGTCGCGTGGCGCGACCCGGCGGACCCGTGCTACGATCGCGTGATCCTCAACCCGCACTCCGCGTTCTACTCGGAGGAAGGGTTACTCGACATGCGCGTGAAGGGCGCCCAGGCGTGCCGCCGGGCGCTACTCGGCGAAGCACTGCGGAACGTGGTGAACTGA
- a CDS encoding amidohydrolase, translating into MRLLSLFALLAFPTFALAQKDAAIKSAATHADANWPAALKIWNWAEPGYQEKKSAEELAAVAEKAGFKVTKGVAKIPTAFTAEFGSGKPVIGILGEFDALPELSQEAVPFRSPRKDGNGYGHACGHHLFGTASLSASIAIAEQIKAGKLKGTIRFYMCPAEEGGAAKVFMARAGLFDDCDTVLHWHPGARNSAGDASCLARIAVKFRFHGTAAHAAGSPEKGRSALDALVLTMHGVELLREHTPDGTRLHHTVTSGGGAANVVPEFAEGFFYVRHPKADVVQKLYPRVLKCAQAGALATETKLEVAYLGGTMEILPNDTLAQVAKKNLTALNDLKYDDTETRFALRLRETFPDKAPPLDEIERVFDVSGKSSGGSTDVGDVSWVVPVVGFGTACWVPGTPGHSWQAVACGGTTIAKKGMNLAARTLAATAYDLFTDADLRAAAKTELTKRLDGRKYTAMLEKDQPPPLDYRDSKRKGGE; encoded by the coding sequence ATGCGATTGCTTTCCCTGTTCGCTCTTCTCGCGTTCCCCACGTTCGCACTCGCGCAAAAGGACGCGGCCATCAAATCCGCCGCCACACACGCGGACGCGAACTGGCCCGCGGCCCTCAAAATCTGGAACTGGGCGGAACCGGGCTACCAGGAGAAGAAATCCGCTGAGGAACTCGCCGCGGTTGCGGAGAAGGCCGGGTTCAAAGTGACGAAGGGCGTCGCGAAGATTCCCACCGCGTTCACCGCGGAGTTCGGGAGCGGGAAGCCGGTCATCGGCATTCTGGGCGAGTTCGATGCGCTCCCGGAGTTGTCGCAGGAAGCGGTCCCGTTCCGCAGTCCGCGTAAGGACGGTAACGGATACGGCCACGCCTGCGGGCACCACCTGTTCGGCACCGCGTCGCTCTCCGCGAGCATCGCCATCGCGGAACAAATCAAGGCCGGCAAGTTGAAGGGGACGATCCGCTTCTACATGTGCCCGGCGGAAGAAGGTGGGGCCGCGAAAGTGTTCATGGCGCGGGCCGGGCTGTTCGACGACTGCGACACCGTGCTGCACTGGCACCCCGGGGCGCGGAACAGCGCCGGCGACGCGAGCTGCCTCGCGCGGATCGCGGTGAAGTTCCGGTTCCACGGCACCGCGGCGCACGCGGCCGGGTCACCGGAAAAGGGCCGCAGCGCGCTCGATGCGCTCGTGCTCACGATGCACGGCGTCGAGTTACTGCGCGAGCACACCCCGGACGGTACGCGCTTGCACCACACGGTCACGTCGGGCGGCGGGGCGGCGAACGTGGTGCCCGAGTTCGCGGAGGGCTTCTTCTACGTGCGCCACCCGAAAGCGGACGTGGTGCAGAAGCTCTACCCGCGCGTGCTGAAGTGCGCCCAGGCCGGCGCGCTCGCCACGGAAACGAAGCTCGAAGTCGCGTACCTCGGCGGCACGATGGAGATCCTGCCCAACGACACACTCGCGCAGGTCGCGAAGAAGAACCTGACCGCGCTGAACGACCTCAAGTACGACGACACCGAAACGAGGTTCGCCCTCCGGTTGAGGGAGACGTTCCCCGACAAAGCGCCGCCGCTGGACGAGATCGAGCGCGTGTTCGATGTCTCCGGCAAGTCGAGTGGCGGGAGCACCGATGTGGGGGACGTGTCGTGGGTGGTGCCGGTCGTTGGGTTCGGTACCGCGTGCTGGGTGCCGGGCACGCCGGGGCACTCGTGGCAGGCGGTCGCGTGCGGCGGAACGACGATCGCGAAGAAGGGCATGAACCTCGCCGCGCGCACGCTGGCCGCGACCGCTTACGACCTGTTCACCGACGCGGATTTGCGGGCGGCGGCAAAAACGGAGCTGACGAAGCGGCTCGACGGCCGAAAGTACACCGCGATGTTGGAGAAGGACCAGCCCCCGCCGCTGGACTACCGCGACTCCAAACGCAAGGGCGGCGAGTGA
- a CDS encoding cation:proton antiporter: protein MSTLFATTEAVEALVKLDVEQLLLPVLIQLVVIIAAARAFGALARGLGQPSVVGEIVAGLLLGPSLLGWLHPELFAGLFRPALGGVPQPLANAVLPKIFTVIAQFGLIFLLFLVGLEFEFEHVRSHGRAAVLISIAGIALPFALGAGLAQLVHPHLEPHPKVGPVSLLGLTLFLGIALSITAIPVLGRIMMELNITRTRLGAITITAAAVDDAIGWILLASVTAVVKTNFDPLETLGMVGLTVGFALVMWFVVRPVLVRYFAYSLRENRGRLSATALAVLLVSVLLASVATNLIGIFAVFGAFLLGAVLSDQPELRHAAHAKLYDIVTSFFVPVFFTYTGLRTDITALHGTAMWVICGAVTVAAVVGKLAGCGLAARLSGFSWKESGIIGAMMNARGLMALIAINLGYELGVVPRSLFCVLVIMALATTVLTTPLLLWLRKGTEIEEPIARSGFLGVNLTAESAEGAEKTRSTVG from the coding sequence ATGAGCACACTGTTCGCAACGACCGAAGCCGTTGAAGCGCTCGTCAAACTGGACGTCGAGCAATTACTGCTACCGGTGCTGATTCAGTTGGTCGTGATTATCGCGGCGGCGCGAGCGTTCGGTGCGCTGGCGCGGGGTCTCGGTCAACCGAGCGTGGTCGGCGAGATCGTCGCGGGCCTTTTGCTCGGCCCGTCGCTGCTGGGGTGGCTGCACCCGGAACTCTTTGCCGGCCTCTTTCGCCCGGCGCTCGGCGGCGTGCCGCAACCACTTGCGAACGCGGTGCTCCCCAAAATCTTCACCGTCATCGCACAGTTCGGGCTGATCTTCCTCCTGTTTCTCGTGGGGCTGGAGTTCGAGTTCGAGCACGTCCGCTCGCACGGGCGCGCGGCGGTGCTGATCTCGATTGCGGGCATCGCCCTACCGTTCGCGCTGGGGGCCGGGCTCGCGCAACTCGTTCACCCGCACCTGGAACCGCACCCGAAAGTCGGCCCGGTGTCGCTGCTCGGGCTCACGCTCTTCCTCGGGATCGCGCTCTCCATCACCGCGATCCCGGTTCTCGGCCGCATCATGATGGAACTGAACATCACGCGCACACGCCTCGGTGCGATCACGATCACCGCGGCGGCCGTGGACGATGCGATCGGCTGGATTCTGCTCGCGAGCGTCACCGCGGTGGTGAAAACGAACTTCGACCCGCTCGAAACGCTCGGCATGGTCGGCCTGACGGTCGGTTTTGCCCTCGTGATGTGGTTCGTGGTGCGCCCGGTGCTGGTGCGGTACTTCGCGTACTCGCTGCGCGAGAACCGCGGGCGCCTGAGCGCAACGGCGCTGGCCGTGCTGCTCGTCAGTGTGCTGCTCGCGTCCGTGGCGACGAACCTGATCGGCATTTTCGCGGTGTTCGGCGCGTTCCTGCTCGGCGCCGTGCTGTCGGACCAGCCCGAACTCCGACACGCCGCGCACGCGAAACTGTACGACATCGTCACATCGTTCTTCGTGCCGGTGTTCTTCACCTACACCGGATTGCGTACCGACATCACGGCTCTGCATGGCACCGCGATGTGGGTCATTTGTGGTGCCGTAACCGTCGCGGCAGTTGTGGGGAAACTGGCCGGGTGCGGTTTGGCCGCCCGGCTGAGCGGGTTTAGTTGGAAAGAGTCCGGGATCATCGGCGCGATGATGAACGCCCGCGGGCTGATGGCGCTCATCGCCATCAACCTCGGATATGAGCTGGGCGTGGTGCCGCGCAGCCTGTTCTGCGTGCTCGTCATCATGGCGCTAGCGACGACCGTGCTCACGACGCCGTTACTACTGTGGCTGCGAAAGGGAACGGAGATCGAAGAACCAATCGCACGCAGCGGTTTTTTAGGTGTGAACCTCACCGCGGAGAGCGCAGAGGGCGCGGAGAAGACCCGGAGCACGGTCGGTTAG
- a CDS encoding PHP domain-containing protein produces MPKRSPFTLVCSRLAQLGAPVRADLHVHTTASDGEYTASLAVAFARQAGLRAVAVTDHDTLASVADAQAAAGTAIDFVPGVEISTAFAGREFHLLGYFVRTDCADLNAALATVCDSRRERFRELVALLPERGVKVQADRARLLEESTASLGRRHVASLIVACGAATTRTEAFHRFVNPLIRKTRPKTLIPLESAIALVHAAGGVSSLAHPPPHLTEDDFGALRAFGLDAIEVVYPWGRNSPVSRLRAVAARFGFAVSGGSDCHGPDPAHRRIGSCAVTFDEFTALRDRAGCAVR; encoded by the coding sequence GTGCCCAAGCGCTCTCCTTTCACGCTCGTCTGTAGTCGGCTCGCACAACTCGGCGCCCCGGTCCGGGCGGACCTGCACGTCCACACGACCGCGAGCGACGGGGAGTACACCGCGTCGCTCGCGGTCGCCTTTGCTCGGCAAGCGGGGTTACGAGCCGTCGCGGTCACCGATCACGACACCCTCGCGTCGGTCGCCGACGCACAAGCGGCCGCCGGCACCGCGATCGACTTCGTGCCCGGGGTCGAGATCAGCACCGCGTTCGCGGGGCGCGAGTTCCACCTGCTCGGTTATTTCGTGCGCACCGATTGCGCGGACCTCAACGCGGCACTCGCGACCGTGTGTGATTCGCGCCGCGAGCGGTTCCGCGAACTTGTCGCCCTTCTGCCCGAACGGGGCGTCAAAGTCCAAGCGGATCGCGCACGGCTGTTGGAAGAATCCACCGCGAGCCTCGGCCGGCGCCACGTCGCGAGCCTGATCGTCGCGTGCGGGGCAGCGACCACGCGGACCGAGGCCTTTCACCGGTTCGTGAACCCGCTCATCAGGAAAACTCGGCCCAAAACGCTTATTCCACTTGAAAGCGCGATTGCCCTCGTCCACGCGGCCGGCGGGGTCTCGTCACTCGCCCACCCGCCCCCTCACCTCACGGAAGACGACTTCGGCGCGCTGCGCGCGTTCGGCCTGGACGCGATCGAAGTCGTGTACCCGTGGGGCCGCAATTCCCCGGTGAGTCGCTTGCGCGCGGTCGCGGCGCGGTTCGGGTTCGCGGTCAGCGGCGGGAGCGACTGCCACGGCCCGGACCCGGCGCATCGGCGCATCGGTTCGTGTGCCGTCACGTTTGATGAATTCACCGCGCTCCGCGACCGCGCGGGATGCGCCGTTCGCTGA